One Mycobacterium marseillense DNA window includes the following coding sequences:
- a CDS encoding TetR family transcriptional regulator, with amino-acid sequence MVTVKATGAGSQAVDDASARPADPILDIVVEMLDTEGYEAVQLREVARRARVSLATIYKRYPTRDELIVAALDGWMNANRYARLPALIDDLPRDSIYVDLMHVMRTIFEPWERHPLMLRSYFHARSGPGGKRLIQHGVDAVVPLAKAVLAQADPGFAKDLELILTGVVFGLLTRFTQGEIDVTEIVPGIERTVFWLTTAYESVAPAP; translated from the coding sequence ATGGTTACTGTGAAGGCAACAGGGGCTGGCTCCCAGGCCGTGGACGACGCGTCCGCGCGGCCGGCCGACCCGATCCTGGACATCGTGGTCGAGATGCTCGACACCGAAGGCTACGAGGCCGTACAGCTGCGCGAAGTGGCGCGACGGGCCCGCGTTTCCCTGGCGACCATCTACAAGCGCTATCCGACGCGCGACGAGCTCATCGTCGCCGCGCTCGACGGGTGGATGAACGCCAACCGCTATGCGCGCTTGCCGGCACTGATCGACGACCTGCCCCGCGATTCGATCTATGTGGACCTGATGCACGTGATGCGGACCATCTTCGAGCCGTGGGAGCGCCACCCGTTGATGCTGCGCTCCTACTTCCATGCGCGATCCGGGCCCGGCGGGAAACGCCTCATCCAGCACGGCGTCGACGCCGTCGTGCCGCTCGCCAAAGCCGTTCTGGCCCAAGCTGACCCGGGTTTCGCCAAAGATCTCGAACTCATTCTGACCGGCGTCGTCTTCGGGCTCCTCACGCGATTCACTCAGGGGGAGATCGACGTCACCGAGATCGTGCCCGGCATCGAGCGCACAGTGTTCTGGTTGACCACGGCCTACGAGAGCGTCGCGCCGGCCCCCTGA
- a CDS encoding mycofactocin-coupled SDR family oxidoreductase — protein MGSLDGKVAFITGVARGQGRSHAVRLAREGANIVGIDICADIAANGYPMASRAELDETVALVEEVGGKMLGTVADVREFEQVKTAMDRGVEHFGRLDIVLANAGIAPLAFRELSIEEELAQWRAVTGVNLDGAYHTAWAAVPHLLSGNRGGAIIFTSSTAGIKGFGGLQGGGLGYAASKHGIVGLMRTLANALAPLNIRVNTVHPTAVNTMMATNDDMTDFLEKNPGAGPHLQNPMPVGMLEPDDVSAAIAYLVSDEAKYVTGVTFPVDAGFCNKV, from the coding sequence GTGGGTTCATTAGATGGCAAAGTCGCCTTCATCACCGGGGTGGCGCGTGGCCAGGGCCGCAGCCACGCGGTACGGCTCGCCCGCGAGGGCGCCAACATCGTCGGCATCGACATCTGTGCCGACATCGCCGCCAACGGATATCCGATGGCCTCCCGCGCGGAACTGGACGAGACCGTCGCCCTGGTCGAAGAGGTCGGCGGCAAGATGCTGGGCACGGTCGCCGATGTGCGCGAGTTCGAGCAAGTCAAGACCGCGATGGATCGCGGCGTCGAGCACTTCGGCCGGCTCGACATCGTGTTGGCCAACGCGGGCATCGCGCCATTGGCGTTCCGCGAGTTGAGCATTGAGGAGGAGCTGGCGCAGTGGCGGGCGGTCACCGGCGTCAACCTCGACGGGGCGTATCACACGGCGTGGGCCGCCGTGCCGCACCTGCTATCCGGCAACCGCGGCGGGGCGATCATCTTCACCAGCTCGACGGCGGGCATCAAAGGTTTCGGCGGCCTGCAAGGCGGCGGCCTGGGCTACGCGGCGTCCAAACACGGCATCGTCGGCCTGATGCGCACCCTGGCCAATGCGCTTGCGCCCCTCAACATTCGGGTGAACACCGTGCACCCCACCGCCGTCAACACGATGATGGCGACCAACGACGACATGACCGACTTCCTGGAGAAGAATCCCGGCGCCGGCCCCCATCTGCAAAATCCGATGCCCGTCGGCATGCTGGAACCCGATGACGTCAGCGCCGCGATCGCCTACCTGGTCTCCGACGAGGCGAAGTACGTCACCGGCGTGACGTTCCCCGTCGACGCGGGCTTCTGCAACAAGGTGTGA